The nucleotide sequence TGAGCTCGATCGTCGCCGCCGCCGCCCACACCGCCTACGACACCGGGCTGTCGCTGTCGGCGGTGTGCGAACTCGAGCCCTATTGGGAGGCGATGCGAAAGGTGTACGCGCCCTTCGAATCCGGGCTGCCCGGCCCGACGGGTCGGGTCTATCACCACGAGATCCCCGGCGGGCAACTGTCCAACCTGCGCCAGCAGGCGATCGCGCTGGGGCTGGGGGACCGGTTCGAGGAGGTCGAAGAGGCCTACGCGGGCGCCGACCGGGTGCTGGGGCGGCTGATCAAGGTGACTCCGTCGTCGAAGGTGGTCGGCGACCTGGCGCTGGCGCTGGTGGGTGCGGGGGTGAGCGCCGACGAATTCGCCGCCGAGCCAGCGCGATTCGACATCCCGGAATCGGTGCTCGGTTTCCTGCGTGGGGAACTCGGCGAGCCCGCGGGCGGATGGCCCGAACCCCTGCGCACCGCGGCGCTGGCCGGCCGCGCGCCGGCCAAGCCCGCCCCGCAACTGACGGCCGACGACGAGGTGCTGCTGTCGCTGGCCGGGCCCAAGCGCCAGGCCACCCTGAACCGGCTGCTATTCCCTGCTCCGACAAAGGAATTCGAAGCGCACCGGGAAACCTACGGCGACACCTCGCAATTGTCGGCCAACCAGTTCTTCTACGGCCTGCGCCAGGGCGAGGAACACCGCGTGCAACTCGAGCGCGGGGTCGAATTGCTGATCGGGCTCGAGGCCATCTCCGAACCGGACGAGCGCGGCATGCGCACGGTGATGTGCATCATGAACGGCCAGCTGCGGCCGATTCTGGTGCGCGACCGCAGCATCGCCAGCGAGGTGCCGGCGGCCGAGAAGGCCGACCGCGGCAACCCCGGACACGTCGCCGCACCGTTCGCCGGGGTCATCACCGTGGGCGTCTCCGTCGGCGACCGGGTGAGCGCCGGCGAAACCATCGCCACCATCGAGGCCATGAAGATGGAGGCCCCGATCACGGCCCCCAAAGACGGTGCGGTGGAGCGGGTCGCGGTGTCCGACACCGCGCAGGTCGAGGGCGGGGACCTGCTGGTGGTGCTGAGCTGACGCGCATTATTGGGGGCGTGGCCGGGGGCCGGCGCATCGCGGTCCCGGCGCGCGGGACCAGACCCACCACCGACCGGGTGCGGGAGTCGCTGTTCAACATCGTCACCGCGCGCCGCGACCTGACAGGCCTGGCCGTCCTGGACCTCTATGCCGGCTCCGGCGCGCTGGGGCTGGAGGCGCTGTCGCGCGGGGCCGCCTCGGCGCTGTTCGTGGAGTCCGATCAGCGCAGCGCGGCCGTCATCGCGCGCAACATCGAATCGCTGGGTCTGCCCGGGGCG is from Mycobacterium conspicuum and encodes:
- the rsmD gene encoding 16S rRNA (guanine(966)-N(2))-methyltransferase RsmD, encoding MTRIIGGVAGGRRIAVPARGTRPTTDRVRESLFNIVTARRDLTGLAVLDLYAGSGALGLEALSRGAASALFVESDQRSAAVIARNIESLGLPGATLRRGAVAAVLAAGAPSPVDLVLADPPYDVDNGEIEAVLAALAGWTHDGTVAVIERPAAGMPLTWPAGWEPWQPRVYGDTRLELAERL